Within the Erigeron canadensis isolate Cc75 chromosome 6, C_canadensis_v1, whole genome shotgun sequence genome, the region CGCAACCTCTATCTCATCTTTTAGCGCCCTGactttttcaacaaaatgagACAGCTTTTCCTCATCCTTCTGCAATATATCTACACAAACATCTACCAAAAAATGCAACTCATTTCCCATCCTCTCACATTCTTCACTTGACCCACCTTCTCCAATATATCTTCGTGTTCTCATTCCTGGAGGTATCAAATCCTTTTTCCACCTTCTTAGGATGTATTTTTCTGGAATTTGTTCAACATGCAAGCTCTTGAATACACAAAATGTGTGTCGGCATAAAAATCCATATCTCGTGAAAGTCATGCAGCTACAATCAGTGGTTCCATTTTGCTTGTTATGTGTCACCTTAATATCACACAAGAGAATAGGAACCGTTGTTACATCTAAAAAATTCTAATAAACTGTCTTACCCATGCGTAGCATATATTATTAGATGTACCTACCCATGCGTAAGTAAATGTGCTAAGTGTGTTTTTCAGTAGCATACCTAGAAAGTATATACTTTTTCCACAGTTTTGGTTGTGCTTCCCATCCCTGTTTCATTTTCGGTTTCATTTTCCGTTCCATCTTCAGCTTCTTCTGGATCCACAGTTTTGATGTCTTCAACCACTTCAACATTCTTGTCTTTCTTTTTGCCGACCACCACcttttgtatgtttttcttaacTTCCCTAATCTCTTTAACCACAATCACATCACATCCTTGCATCCCTGAGGTTACGAAATGCTGAGAACACCGCCAACTtcccaaatatatttctttttgcaCTAACAAGAAAATGGTACGTGTGTAAACATTGCAAGCGTGTTCTTCAATAAGAAGAGGGGTTTGAAGTGGTGGTCTCTTGTTATGCGTCTGGTGGTCGAGAACCTCTAGCCTACTCCCCTGCCTCTCCATGGCAGActcatatgacatcataaattgaATCAACATTGCTCCACCACTTGTGAAATTGCTGAAGAATGAGTTTTCGCTTTCCGATCTTGAGGTGGTTCTCATTAAACCCGACATCGATAAGTCTGTGAAGTAAGCTGGTATCCATGTAGACCTGATATCATACATATGCGTGAACCATGGATGTTCTTCCAACTTGAATTCCTTCATTATCTCTGCCCATCTTTTCTCAAACGTCTTTGTACTCAATGATATGTTCCAAACTATGTCATTGAACTTCTTCTTGAAATCAGTATTATCAAACATACGTTTTCCTACCTGCATAAGAAAATGGTTAGCCTACCTACACATGTGAAGGTTGTGCTTTTTTTAAGAGGTCCAGGCTGTATAATATCGTCCTACACATGTGAAGAATGTCACATTTTTCCATTTTGTACCTTCATAGGCAGCT harbors:
- the LOC122604888 gene encoding putative protein FAR1-RELATED SEQUENCE 10, which codes for MRVNMEEDSTMNDYEVNSTIHEEDSVFSNLFEAELSSVNKPCSSWYNSRMIETDEGEICCIPEVEEDVRPVKGQVFDTIDDCIEMYERYAYQAGFDTRMENRREHVPNFTFEYKVKDNSELECMFWADETAKANFKEFGDIISFDATYRTNRYNMMFVPFTGIDNHKKTVSIGAGMLRDETADSYVWLLKAFLDTFGSQPKMVVTDQDAAMKKVVALVLTESRHRLCMWHITQKLPMKVGKRMFDNTDFKKKFNDIVWNISLSTKTFEKRWAEIMKEFKLEEHPWFTHMYDIRSTWIPAYFTDLSMSGLMRTTSRSESENSFFSNFTSGGAMLIQFMMSYESAMERQGSRLEVLDHQTHNKRPPLQTPLLIEEHACNVYTRTIFLLVQKEIYLGSWRCSQHFVTSGMQGCDVIVVKEIREVKKNIQKVVVGKKKDKNVEVVEDIKTVDPEEAEDGTENETENETGMGSTTKTVEKVTHNKQNGTTDCSCMTFTRYGFLCRHTFCVFKSLHVEQIPEKYILRRWKKDLIPPGMRTRRYIGEGGSSEECERMGNELHFLVDVCVDILQKDEEKLSHFVEKVRALKDEIEVAHSNSRSKDHDEAIERFLGVTKPSNNDVQNPPVLPYKGCGNDSRLKSLKEKVTEKYLKPKRKCGTLTSDHDARNCEKKKAEKAKAEAVAQALEKLEKK